The genomic interval AAAGCGTGGTGGCGTTCAAGGAACGGTCGAACCAGCGGTCGAGGGTGGCCACGTCCGTGCAGGTGAGGACGTGCTGCCGGGCCACCTCATCGACGTGTACTCCCCGCGCGACGAGAATCCGCAGGATGTCCTCGGCACGCCCTCGGCTCAGCCCCTGCTGCCGGCCCTCCTCCAGGCCCCTCGCCAGACCCTGCTGGAGTCCCCGCTCGATGAGTTGCTCGCCATAGCTGCGCATCAGCTCCTCCGCTCGTTGCTCATCCAGCACTGAATGTAACACCCCTCTGGCCGCTTCATGGACGGTCTCATCCCCCACCCACAGCAGGTACCGGATGAGCACCACCAGATGCTCGGCCCCCTCCGGTCCCTCCTGCACCTGGGCGAAGAGCGCCACCCACTCCGGTAACTTCCGGGCCAACTCCCCACTGCGCCCATGGCGCAGCACGAGCCAGGCCAGCCGGGCCAGCGGCGGACCGGAGCGCATCCTCAACGCCTCTTCCCGCTCGGCCGTCAGGTCGTCGAGCAGGTATTCGAATCGAGGCACCAGTGCTCGCCACTGCTCTCGCTCCTCTTCGGGTAGCTCGAAGAGTTCCTCCACCCGGCGCGGGGCGGTCCAGGCTCCCTCCGACCCGTGGTACATGACGAGCGGGATGATGAGGGGGAGCAACACACTCTCGGGGTGCTCCTGGCGCCAGCGCTCCACCTGGCGCACCACGTAGCGCAGCATTCTCAGCGCCATCCACCCATCCACCGACGACTGGTGCTCCAGTAGCACGTACAGCAGCAGCGGGTGGCCCGTGCGCAGCCGGGCCGAGAAGAGCAGGTCGCTCTCGGTCTCCCTCAGCTCCGGGTCCACCACACTGCCGGGCTCCCTCCTCAGGGACGACCAGTCCACCTGCGAGACGACATGAGAGGGCAGGACGGCGCGCAGCTCGGCGGCGGCCCGCTCGGGGTGGCCGAAGGTGTAGCGGGCGAAGAGGTCATGAGGCCCTGACATGGCGAGCCTCGCCCAAGCACGTGGCGGGCCAGCTCGTGGAGCCTTTGAACCTTCCCCGGGCCTGACACATCGCGAGCCCCACTGACGCCCGTCCTCCGCGAAGCAGGAGGGCGTCAGCAGGAAGCCTCGAGTCCCTCTGGTGTTACCACCCGTTCGGCGCCAGCGGCGGGCAGTCTTTCTTTCAATGTCCGTGGAACGGACACCTCAAACCTCTCGCTGCGCGAAGTGGGCGTATTCATGACCGCCCTGGCGGATCTCGACCGCCTGGGAAAGCCGAATCGCGAGGACCAGGACGTGGAGGAGCATTGATCTCGAGAAGTACGCCCGGGATGCTCCTCACGAGCAGTAGTCGTTGTTGCCACACCCCGCGTTGATGCATGACCGGTAGCAGGTGTAGCGCTGGACTTCGTAGCACTCCGTCCAGGGCCAATCGCGCTTGTAGAAGACGAGATCACGGCCATCGCAATACCACCCATTGCCGCAGGAACAGGCCCCCTCGGGCACGGCGGAGGACGAAACCGGCCGGGCGGTCTCCCCCGACGTATCGGCTTGTGGAGCCACGGATCGCGGAGAGCCGGGCTCGGGATATTCCTCCTCCAGCACCGGACCGCCGCATCCCACCGCGCCAAGAACAAGACCCGCCACCACGAACAAGTGCTTCATCTGGATGTCCCCCTTTGCTTCCTGGATGTCCCCCTCTAGAACCCCACGAGCATGCTCGGCAAGGGGGAGCCGTTTCCCATCGCGAGCCTGGTGACGTCGAGGAATCACATGGACACCTATGAGCCCTTTCTCTCACTCGGCCTCGCCCTGGCGGCCGGCTTCCTCATCGGCCAGGAGCGGGAGTACTCGGCGCCGGACCCGCGCGAGGGCAAGGAGTCCTTCATCGGCGGCTCGCGCACCTACCCGCTGGTGTCGCTGGCGGGAGCGGCCTCGGCGCTGGTGGCGCGGCAGTTCGGCCCGTGGCTCCTGCTGATGTCGCTCGCCGCGGTGGGGGCGCTGCTGGTGGTGTCCTACGCGGGCGACGTGCGCAAGGGGTACTCGCACGGGCTCACCTCCGAGGTGGCGCTGCTGCTCAGCTACCTGCTGGGCGTATTGGCGCTGACGGAGGGTGTGTTCGGCTCGCCGCGGGTGAAGGTGCTGACGGTGTCGGGCCTCACCGTGGTGGCCACCCTGCTGCTGTCCATGAAGCCCGTGCTGCACGCCTTCATCGGCCAGCTGCAGCGGCGCGACGTGTGGGCCGGGGTGCAGCTGCTCTTCGTCGCGGTGGTGGTGGTGCCCCTGTTGCCGGACGCCACCTACGGGCCCCTGAACGTGCTCAACCCCAGGCAGCTCGGCTGGCTGACGCTGCTCATCGCGGGCATCGGCTTCGCGGGGTACGTGGCCATCCAGGCGCTGGGCTCGCGGCGAGGTCTCGTGGTGACGGGCCTCATCGGAGGGCTGGTGTCCTCCACGGCGGTGACGCTGT from Archangium lipolyticum carries:
- a CDS encoding Rpn family recombination-promoting nuclease/putative transposase yields the protein MSGPHDLFARYTFGHPERAAAELRAVLPSHVVSQVDWSSLRREPGSVVDPELRETESDLLFSARLRTGHPLLLYVLLEHQSSVDGWMALRMLRYVVRQVERWRQEHPESVLLPLIIPLVMYHGSEGAWTAPRRVEELFELPEEEREQWRALVPRFEYLLDDLTAEREEALRMRSGPPLARLAWLVLRHGRSGELARKLPEWVALFAQVQEGPEGAEHLVVLIRYLLWVGDETVHEAARGVLHSVLDEQRAEELMRSYGEQLIERGLQQGLARGLEEGRQQGLSRGRAEDILRILVARGVHVDEVARQHVLTCTDVATLDRWFDRSLNATTLSDVLDDLSV
- a CDS encoding MgtC/SapB family protein; amino-acid sequence: MLGKGEPFPIASLVTSRNHMDTYEPFLSLGLALAAGFLIGQEREYSAPDPREGKESFIGGSRTYPLVSLAGAASALVARQFGPWLLLMSLAAVGALLVVSYAGDVRKGYSHGLTSEVALLLSYLLGVLALTEGVFGSPRVKVLTVSGLTVVATLLLSMKPVLHAFIGQLQRRDVWAGVQLLFVAVVVVPLLPDATYGPLNVLNPRQLGWLTLLIAGIGFAGYVAIQALGSRRGLVVTGLIGGLVSSTAVTLSFSGKAKGAPRELRLGYAMAVLLASALMFARVMVEVAVVHPPLLQLVAVPMGAMALTLLGAGVLFYLQARSVRDEGTQVEFANPFALGSAFKFTLLFAVVLLGARAATEYLGQGGAYLAGVLAGLTDVDAITLSMAKLAQGGSLPEPVAVTTIFLGTASNTLTKGVMATVVGGWSFGRWVLLAFGATLAVGALALGITYWL